From Huiozyma naganishii CBS 8797 chromosome 11, complete genome, a single genomic window includes:
- the HTA2 gene encoding histone H2A (similar to Saccharomyces cerevisiae HTA2 (YBL003C); ancestral locus Anc_3.208): MSGGKGGKAGSAAKASQSRSAKAGLTFPVGRVHRLLRRGNYAQRVGSGAPVYLTAVLEYLAAEILELAGNAARDNKKTRIIPRHLQLAIRNDDELNKLLGNVTIAQGGVLPNIHQNLLPKKSAKPTKASQEL, encoded by the coding sequence ATGTCCGGTGGTAAAGGTGGTAAGGCTGGTTCAGCCGCTAAAGCTTCTCAATCTAGATCTGCCAAGGCTGGTTTGACTTTCCCAGTCGGTAGAGTTCACAGACTTTTGAGAAGAGGTAACTACGCTCAAAGAGTCGGTTCCGGTGCTCCAGTCTACTTGACTGCCGTCCTAGAGTACTTGGCTGCCGAAATCTTGGAATTGGCCGGTAACGCCGCCAGAGACAACAAGAAAACCAGAATCATCCCAAGACATTTGCAATTGGCCATCAGAAACGATGACGAATTGAACAAGCTGTTGGGTAACGTCACTATCGCTCAGGGTGGTGTCTTGCCAAACATTCACCAGAACTTGTTGCCAAAGAAGTCCGCCAAGCCAACCAAGGCTTCTCAAGAATTATAA
- the ATP16 gene encoding F1F0 ATP synthase subunit delta (similar to Saccharomyces cerevisiae ATP16 (YDL004W); ancestral locus Anc_3.213) translates to MLRTQAFLSLRRATRFYAAAATSAANELKLQFSLPHETLYDGSTVTQVNLPAQSGKIGVLANHIPTVEQLSPGIVEILEQGKSPNKYFISGGFATMQPDSTLCVTAVEAFPLESFSPDNVSSLLSKAKNELNSQDERVATEAKIQVHVLEELQASLK, encoded by the coding sequence ATGTTGCGCACCCAAGCTTTCCTATCCCTGAGAAGGGCCACACGGTTTTATgcggcagcagcaacgtCAGCTGCCAATGAACTGAAGTTGCAGTTTTCGTTGCCCCATGAGACCCTGTACGATGGGTCGACCGTGACTCAGGTGAACCTCCCGGCTCAGTCTGGTAAAATAGGTGTGTTGGCCAACCACATCCCAACAGTAGAACAACTGTCCCCAGGTATAGTGGAAATTCTGGAACAGGGGAAGAGTCCAAACAAGTATTTTATCTCCGGTGGGTTTGCTACAATGCAACCTGATTCAACACTTTGTGTCACTGCTGTCGAAGCGTTCCCACTAGAGTCATTCTCGCCAGACAACGTGAGCTCGTTGCTATCTAAAGCTAAGAACGAATTGAACTCTCAAGATGAAAGGGTTGCCACTGAAGCTAAGATTCAGGTCCATGTATTGGAAGAACTGCAGGCAAGCTtaaaataa
- the UTP20 gene encoding Utp20p (similar to Saccharomyces cerevisiae UTP20 (YBL004W); ancestral locus Anc_3.211): protein MAKQKITTKTTKKYRYSSFKARIDDIKIEPVRNLEKRVHDYVETSHFLASFQHWQDTNLSANFTEFAGELATIVQTLPQILYHEEKIFNTLIEFVGKHDERSLQPLLDLMAQFCHDLGPDFLKFYKSAVLSLVSLLEAAIDFESTNVFEWSFNCLAYIFKYLSRLLVEDLTPTFDMLFPLLSHTKEYISRFAAEALSFLVRKSKPKGLRKLVNQALMKLPEAADSNLYSGLLSLFSESLTTTPGALHSKSKMMFGILVEESFAVPNREKSIPLVCDVWMQITRHASAENIAPLYEGTLSLFEQELNQDLQDDMCRILSTMIFAESGKKVPDWSALVHTIELILERSGNERLLPDTLVFLFSVLLRNCDVRNLTQCHKKLFDFFLEKKSANFLQFFSLALDFAPESVVSFNGPRYFQKFLDEHSSVHAEGIALFSLKINSQHTRKTKLKICFPDAFIQSILKSFLKSTLEDLYYVFWNTELLTQSETDNFSSVNTVLKALLAFTPRDGEYDFFNDTIGLLLQAITLSKPDQFNSVLHDILKNFARFRSSIYFIRGLNRIFKRLNTLNNAGLIEVIQRYDGISLELTKNLLLPDSAIRYESLELLETLLNVQTIEVPRIVIESKNVEQIPLTLQNGRTITSRIRLMGEEFAKTEPTELNTALFFRHIFGLLTARFSPVWEGIFEILPNVYRKNTDLVWECILHLLNAADNNGLLRYPEDQFADETTTVLWESKTDRLEAVLKTFGTSWDKFSSVTTSILNIAKERRGTQSYPQHLRTQILKVMLALSEVTEKHSRDIVSFILNAPNAEKVVETEAEASDSTIQNASSWQEVERNLLLKIFGKFTTMKNIYKSEEVYERLLELLGSRHIEVQKLALNALFGYRIPALMKYKDNLRNLLDDTIFKDEITNLLLNNTTSVVNESDESELYPFLLRILFGRAQTPATSGIKKSRKVAVLGILPSLKEHHIISFLKLGSDRLNYSYFYQNGNKIDGKELSLGTLRRMTGFVTILNSALDVLGSKYPRAIITILRPLIYCIAVSYASSGANINDNFMVKTASSLRQLSLKCLNVIFENVGNLLPWENYLDDLYDNVIKPRIASFPDENLQQPSSLLRIKIYWTSNKNLYPFLYHDNFAVVNALMETLSNEHAKESVTTLIIQGSNQLIKNPSKDKEYVELVAMIASACLQTLPKLYQKATAPETVSAAVEMLLNMTEFGYVQDNETRKYLLESLSFIMEAKFKSVSHSDISKILKILCILISDYDCSWNEVESLYKFASKLYQIFTEKELRLGLNALFLSLASRFEDIANAARIVDALNSYSSKRIQEYDFPRMLSAFKQFNEVEYKTFTDIQWLPILYNCLYLINDENELAIRTNASHTLSKFVDFINEKESKEAAVNSCSLLKSIVLPSVRNGLRAKTEEIQAEYISVLGYIVSNSKYFTELDDMKVLLVDGDEEASFFSNISHIQLHRRQRTIKRLTEHTRELSDNSVAHYLIPMIEHYVFSEEDKYRNIGNEALATIGVLSQAVTWNQYRSLLRRYISMMKNKKDALKKSVLLVNRLSVSLRDTLIEARKGSVDALKLKKFPSNIAEAEDFITNEVYPTLCKILGTRDDETIVMRTPLTEASVNFILGLTEDKTASMLPGILTAVCQVLRSKSEELRDAVGGTLARVSVILGPRYLIFILKELKSALQRGSQVHVLGFTVHHVLRDLSDSLKHGDLDDCAYLLSSVIMENTFGAAGLEKESDNYHTKMKEVKVNKSYDIAEMITKNISLPIFNDLLRPVKALLLERINLKNQNKLAEILRRYSIGLTFNESASSKQMLSLCYEIFQQAETEANKHFNRRDIPQSSEQEDFFLVNLKVKNTAVLIESTVFTSTLQKFALDLLKTVISKHRQLLDITLLEGFIPLLREALTSENEGVLTSALRVLVIIVKLHFSEDSEPIFKNCARKVLNLIKDSPSTSSELCQMGLKFLSSFIRHKDVKLKETALSYIVGRILPDLYEPSKQGLAFNFLRALVSKHIALPELYDVIDTVREIMITNHSKEIRDVSRSVFYQFLMEYDQSKGRLEKQFKFMVDNLQYPAQEGRQSVLELLNLFIVKANPALLSKLSSSFFLALSNVSYNDDSPKCREMATILLGNLLKKLDDTNLNAVNKYVSAWLRQEGEVSFVSLGLRIYKIYIDALSVGKSEDLDRLAINRIKSVLSDINVGSEIQWDMIYTALNVFLVYSEKSSVVFTSSYKLVWDQIIGCLLYPHMWVRELAVRLVNFLIDNLDSFEVKFTDYEIQTICTRILRQLSAPSISDKLSTVAIKTVVQISSRWSKADTKYIFKNQSQDEEVGTELKYSSAIQFMVTRIGATIRSEDKAADAFASKKANIQLFALLCQVLNNEQLLSAAEHIVLALYTYLEADKRNLTEEQEELGLLAQECVQILESRVSVSDFTRIYTAVRQTVIKRRQERRAKRSILAVNAPGVAAERKLKKHARSREKRRHEKDENGYYQRKNQKRRA from the coding sequence ATGGCGAAACAGAAGATTACAACCAAGACCACAAAGAAATATAGATattcttctttcaaagctAGGATAGATGATATTAAAATTGAACCTGTGAGAAACCTGGAAAAGAGAGTCCATGACTACGTGGAAACTTCTCATTTTCTGGCATCTTTCCAGCACTGGCAAGATACTAACCTAAGTGCCAATTTTACCGAGTTTGCTGGGGAGCTTGCAACTATCGTTCAAACACTCCCACAGATACTGTATCATGAGGAAAAGAtcttcaacactttgataGAATTTGTAGGTAAACACGATGAGAGATCATTGCAGCCGTTACTGGACCTTATGGCCCAGTTTTGCCATGATCTTGGACCAGACTTCTTAAAATTTTACAAATCTGCCGTGTTAAGCCTTGTGTCATTATTAGAGGCAGCAATTGACTTTGAATCCACcaatgtttttgaatggAGTTTCAACTGTTTGGCCTATATTTTCAAATATCTATCAAGACTGTTGGTTGAGGACTTAACGCCAACATTTGATATGTTATTCCCCCTGCTTTCTCATacaaaagaatatatatcCAGATTTGCAGCAGAGGCATTATCATTTTTGGTAAGGAAATCAAAACCAAAGGGGTTGAGGAAACTAGTAAATCAGGCTTTAATGAAATTACCAGAGGCTGCTGACTCGAATCTATACAGCGGGCTTTTGTCATTATTTTCCGAATCTCTAACCACTACTCCTGGTGCGCTGCACTCTAAGAGTAAAATGATGTTTGGCATTTTGGTTGAAGAGAGCTTTGCTGTACCTAACAGGGAGAAGTCTATTCCGCTGGTATGCGACGTTTGGATGCAAATTACCAGACACGCATCAGCAGAAAATATTGCACCTTTGTACGAGGGCACCTTGTCCTTATTTGAACAGGAGCTAAACCAGGATTTACAAGATGATATGTGCCGGATCTTGTCAACGATGATTTTTGCTGAAAGTGGTAAAAAGGTGCCTGATTGGTCTGCTCTTGTCCATACCATTGAATTGATACTTGAGAGATCAGGCAACGAGCGCCTACTTCCTGATACTCTGgtatttttgttcagtgTTTTGTTGCGTAATTGTGATGTTAGAAACCTGACCCAATGCCATAAAAAActatttgatttttttttggaaaagaagtcGGCAAacttccttcaatttttctcgCTGGCACTTGATTTTGCACCCGAAAGCGTCGTTTCATTCAATGGACCAAGATATTTTCAGAAATTCTTAGACGAACACTCGAGCGTTCATGCTGAAGGAATTGCTCTTTTCTCTTTAAAAATAAACAGCCAACATACGAGAAAGACtaaactgaaaatttgTTTTCCAGATGCATTTATTCAATCCATTCTAAAGTCATTTTTGAAGTCAACTTTGGAAGACCTCTACTACGTTTTCTGGAACACTGAGCTTTTGACACAAAGCGAAACCGACAACTTTTCCAGCGTAAATACCGTGCTTAAGGCTCTATTGGCATTTACTCCCAGAGACGGTGAATACGATTTCTTCAATGATACAATTGGCCTACTACTTCAAGCAATTACCTTGAGTAAACCGGATCAGTTCAACAGTGTATTGCACGACATTCTCAAAAATTTTGCTAGATTTAGATCCAGCATCTATTTTATCAGGGGTTTGAATAGGATCTTCAAGAGACTAAACACACTGAATAATGCCGGACTTATTGAAGTTATCCAAAGGTACGACGGTATTTCGCTAGAGCTAACCAAAAACCTCCTGCTTCCAGACAGCGCTATTCGTTATGAATCCCTAGAGTTACTGGAGACCCTGCTAAATGTTCAGACGATTGAGGTTCCACGTATTGTTATTGAATCCAAAAACGTGGAACAAATCCCATTAACGCTTCAAAACGGGCGTACTATAACATCTAGGATTAGATTAATGGGAGAGGAGTTTGCAAAAACTGAACCAACGGAATTGAACACTGCATTATTTTTCAGACATATCTTTGGGCTACTAACTGCTCGTTTTTCACCTGTCTGGGAGGGGATTTTCGAGATTCTTCCGAACGTCTATAGAAAAAATACCGACTTGGTATGGGAATGCATTCTTCACTTGCTAAATGCTGCAGATAACAACGGCCTCTTGAGATATCCTGAAGATCAATTTGCTGACGAAACCACTACGGTATTATGGGAATCAAAAACCGATAGGTTAGAGGCAGTCTTGAAAACCTTTGGCACCAGCTGGGACAAGTTTTCATCTGTAACTACTTCCATTCTGAATATTGccaaagaaagaagaggtaCGCAAAGCTATCCACAACATCTGAGAACCCAAATCCTAAAAGTGATGCTTGCTCTATCAGAAGTGACCGAAAAGCACTCAAGAGACATTGTTTCATTTATCCTAAATGCACCTAACGCCGAGAAAGTAGTCGAGACGGAGGCCGAAGCTAGCGATTCTACCATTCAGAATGCATCGTCATGGCAAGAGGTGGAAAGGAATTTGCTATTAAAGATATTCGGGAAGTTCACAACTATGAAAAATATCTACAAAAGCGAGGAAGTGTACGAAAGACTCTTGGAACTTCTAGGAAGCAGACATATTGAGGTCCAAAAATTAGCGTTGAATGCCCTTTTTGGATACCGTATACCCGCTCTGATGAAATATAAAGATAATCTAAGAAATCTTCTTGACGACACTATCTTCAAGGATGAGATTACCAATCTTTTGCTTAACAATACCACCTCTGTTGTGAATGAAAGTGATGAAAGTGAATTATATCCTTTCTTGCTGAGAATTCTTTTTGGAAGGGCTCAAACCCCAGCAACAAGCGGCATCAAAAAAAGTCGTAAGGTTGCTGTTCTGGGAATTCTTCCCAGTTTGAAAGAGCATCACATTatctcttttttgaaacttgGAAGTGACAGATTGAACTACAGttatttttatcaaaaCGGCAATAAAATCGACGGAAAGGAACTGTCGTTGGGTACGTTGAGGAGAATGACAGGGTTTGTAACCATATTAAACTCGGCACTGGACGTTCTTGGGTCGAAATATCCCAGAGCTATCATCACTATTTTGAGGCCGTTAATATACTGTATTGCAGTCTCGTATGCCAGCTCCGGTGCAAATATAAATGATAATTTCATGGTCAAAActgcttcctctttgaGACAATTGTCTTTGAAGTGTTTGAATGTTATATTCGAAAACGTTGGGAATTTGCTGCCATGGGAGAACTATCTCGATGATCTATACGACAACGTTATTAAGCCGCGTATTGCATCCTTCCCTGACGAAAATTTGCAGCAGCCATCTTCATTACTAAGGATCAAAATATACTGGACGAGCAATAAGAACCTGTACCCATTTTTATATCATGACAACTTCGCCGTGGTGAATGCGTTAATGGAAACATTATCCAACGAACACGCCAAAGAGTCTGTGACAACCTTAATAATACAGGGCTCGAACCAGCTGATAAAGAATCCCTCTAAAGACAAGGAGTACGTTGAATTGGTGGCTATGATTGCAAGTGCGTGTCTCCAAACATTACCAAAGCTTTATCAAAAGGCTACAGCtccagaaactgtttcTGCTGCCGTGGAAATGCTGCTTAATATGACGGAATTTGGTTATGTTCAGGACAATGAAACCAGAAAATACCTACTGGaatctctttcttttatCATGGAGGCTAAATTCAAAAGTGTATCGCATTCTGATATCTCCAAGATTTTAAAGATTTTATGCATTTTAATTTCAGATTACGACTGTAGTTGGAATGAAGTTGAATCGCTATACAAGTTTGCTTCGAAGCTATACCAAATTTTTACTGAAAAAGAGTTAAGGTTGGGATTGAACGCTCTATTTTTGAGTCTTGCCTCCAGGTTTGAAGACATTGCAAACGCAGCTCGTATTGTGGATGCGCTAAACTCGTACTCCTCAAAACGTATCCAGGAATATGATTTCCCAAGAATGCTTTCAGCTTTCAAACAATTCAACGAGGTGGAATATAAAACATTCACTGATATTCAATGGCTCCCAATTCTCTACAACTGTCTTTACCTTATTAACGATGAGAACGAGTTGGCTATCCGGACAAACGCCTCACATACGCTATCAAAATTTGTTGATTTCATCAATGAGAAAGAGTCTAAAGAGGCTGCTGTAAATTCATGTTCCTTGCTAAAAAGCATAGTTCTCCCTTCGGTTCGTAACGGTTTGAGAGCAAAGACCGAAGAAATTCAGGCCGAATATATTTCTGTCTTGGGGTACATTGTTTCCAATTCTAAATATTTTACTGAACTAGATGATATGAAGGTACTCTTAGTTGATGGTGACGAGGAagccagtttcttttccaaTATCAGCCACATCCAATTACACAGACGTCAAAGAACAATCAAAAGACTTACGGAGCATACAAGAGAACTGTCCGATAACAGCGTCGCTCACTACTTAATTCCGATGATTGAACATTACGTGTTCTCTGAAGAGGATAAATACAGAAATATCGGTAACGAGGCTTTGGCAACAATTGGGGTACTTTCTCAGGCAGTTACGTGGAATCAGTACAGATCTTTATTGAGGCGGTACATATCCatgatgaagaacaaaaaggATGCATTGAAAAAGTCTGTTCTGCTCGTAAATAGACTTTCGGTTTCTCTCAGAGATACTCTCATTGAAGCAAGAAAGGGAAGTGTTGACGCTttaaaactgaaaaaatttcCCTCTAATATTGCTGAAGCGGAAGACTTTATTACTAATGAGGTATATCCCACTTTGTGCAAAATATTGGGGACTAGAGATGATGAAACAATCGTCATGAGAACCCCACTAACGGAGGCTTCCGTCAATTTCATTTTAGGTCTGACAGAAGACAAAACGGCGAGTATGCTTCCAGGTATACTAACAGCTGTATGTCAAGTGCTGAGAAGTAAGTCAGAAGAGCTACGTGATGCCGTCGGTGGTACTTTAGCAAGAGTCAGTGTTATTCTAGGTCCACGTTACCTTATCTTCATCCTGAAGGAACTAAAGTCAGCTTTACAAAGAGGTTCTCAGGTGCATGTTTTAGGTTTCACTGTCCACCATGTGTTACGCGACCTTTCTGACTCCCTGAAACACGGAGATCTTGACGACTGTGCCTACCTGCTTTCCTCGGTAATCATGGAAAATACTTTTGGTGCAGCGGGTCTTGAAAAGGAATCCGATAACTATCACACAAAAATGAAGGAGGTGAAGGTAAACAAAAGCTATGATATTGCCGAAATGATCACCAAAAATATTTCTCTTCCAATATTTAATGATTTACTACGTCCGGTAAAGGCGCTGTTACTGGAGAGAATCAACCTGAAGAACCAGAATAAGCTTGCTGAAATACTGAGGAGATATTCCATAGGTTTAACTTTCAATGAGTCTGCCTCTTCCAAACAGATGCTGTCTTTGTGCTACGAGATCTTTCAACAGGCCGAAACAGAGGCCAACAAGCATTTTAACCGGAGGGACATTCCGCAAAGCAGCGAACAGGAAGATTTTTTCTTAGTCAATTTGAAAGTTAAAAATACCGCGGTTTTGATTGAAAGCACTGTATTCACTTCAACGCTACAAAAGTTCGCTCTAgatttgttgaaaacggTTATCTCCAAACACCGCCAGCTTTTGGATATCACACTATTAGAAGGGTTCATTCCCCTGCTCAGAGAAGCTCTGACATCTGAAAATGAGGGTGTGTTGACTAGTGCTTTACGTGTACTAGTGATTATAGTTAAACTACACTTTTCGGAGGATTCGGAACCCATCTTTAAGAACTGTGCCAGAAAAGTCTTGAATCTGATTAAAGACTCTCCGTCAACTTCGAGTGAACTATGTCAGATGGGGCTGAAATTTCTATCCTCCTTTATACGCCACAAAGATGTGAAATTAAAGGAGACGGCTCTAAGTTACATTGTAGGCCGAATCCTGCCAGATCTTTACGAACCGTCTAAACAAGGTCTCGCCTTCAACTTTTTAAGAGCACTTGTGTCAAAGCACATAGCGCTTCCAGAACTGTACGATGTCATCGACACTGTCAGAGAAATTATGATCACTAATCATTCGAAGGAAATCAGAGATGTCTCGAGAAGTGTATTCTACCAGTTTTTGATGGAATATGACCAAAGCAAGGGTCGTTTGGAGAAGCAGTTTAAATTTATGGTGGATAACTTGCAATATCCTGCTCAGGAGGGTAGACAATCGGTGTTAGAGTTATTGAACTTGTTTATTGTGAAGGCAAACCCTGCACTTCTTTCGAAACTTTCCTCgtccttctttttggcTCTGTCCAATGTTTCGTATAATGACGACAGTCCAAAATGTCGTGAGATGGCTACTATATTGTTAGGCAATTTACTGAAGAAGCTAGACGACACAAATTTGAACGCTGTGAACAAGTACGTCAGTGCTTGGTTGCGCCAAGAGGGCGAAGTTTCGTTTGTCAGTCTGGGTTTGCGGATTTACAAAATTTACATTGATGCGTTGAGTGTTGGGAAGAGTGAGGACTTGGATAGACTAGCGATTAACCGCATCAAGTCGGTTCTATCCGATATTAACGTTGGTTCGGAAATTCAGTGGGATATGATTTACACGGCATTAAATGTATTCTTGGTGTATTCTGAGAAGTCGAGTGTCGTGTTTACCTCCAGCTACAAATTGGTGTGGGATCAAATCATTGGCTGCTTGCTCTACCCACACATGTGGGTTAGAGAACTGGCCGTCCGTTTAGTGAACTTCCTAATCGACAATTTGGACAGTTTTGAGGTTAAGTTTACCGATTACGAAATTCAAACGATCTGTACGAGGATACTGCGTCAACTGAGTGCCCCATCCATCTCGGACAAGCTCTCGACCGTTGCGATAAAGACTGTGGTTCAGATCAGCAGCAGGTGGTCGAAAGCAGACACCAAGtacattttcaaaaatcAATCGCAAGACGAAGAGGTTGGCACTGAACTAAAGTACTCAAGCGCGATCCAGTTCATGGTTACGAGAATCGGGGCGACAATCAGAAGTGAGGATAAAGCCGCTGATGCTTTTGCGTCAAAGAAGGCGAATATTCAGCTGTTTGCCCTATTGTGCCAAGTGCTTAACAACGAACAGCTGCTTTCTGCTGCCGAGCATATTGTTCTGGCATTGTACACATACTTAGAGGCGGACAAGCGTAATTTAACGGAGGAGCAAGAGGAGCTAGGTCTTTTAGCTCAGGAATGTGTCCAGATTTTGGAATCGCGTGTGTCCGTTTCTGATTTCACGAGAATTTACACTGCAGTGAGGCAAACGGTAATAAAGAGGCGTCAAGAAAGGAGAGCGAAGCGTTCGATCCTAGCCGTGAACGCTCCTGGTGTTGCCGCGGagaggaaattgaagaagcaTGCACGGTcgagagagaagagaaggcACGAAAAGGACGAAAACGGCTACTACCAAAGGAAAAACCAGAAGAGACGGGCGTGA
- the HTB2 gene encoding histone H2B (similar to Saccharomyces cerevisiae HTB2 (YBL002W); ancestral locus Anc_3.207) gives MSAKAEKKPAEKKPAAKKTSSSVDASKKRTKVRKETYSSYIYKVLKQTHPDTGISQKSMSILNSFVNDIFERIATEASKLAAYNKKSTISAREIQTAVRLILPGELAKHAVSEGTRAVTKYSSSTQA, from the coding sequence ATGTCTGCCAAAGCCGAAAAGAAACCAGCTGAAAAGAAGCCAGCTGCCAAGAAGACTTCCTCTTCCGTCGATGCCTCCAAGAAGAGAACGAAGGTCAGAAAGGAGACTTACTCCTCGTACATCtacaaagttttgaagCAAACCCATCCAGACACCGGTATCTCTCAGAAATCCATGTCCATCTTGAACTCTTTTGTTAACgatatctttgaaagaatcGCCACAGAAGCCTCCAAGTTGGCTGCTTACAACAAGAAGTCTACCATCAGTGCAAGAGAAATTCAAACCGCAGTTAGACTGATCCTACCAGGTGAATTGGCTAAGCACGCCGTCTCTGAAGGTACTAGAGCCGTCACCAAGTACTCTTCGTCCACTCAAGCTTAA
- the MCD1 gene encoding kleisin alpha (similar to Saccharomyces cerevisiae MCD1 (YDL003W); ancestral locus Anc_3.212) → MSTEGQHITLNIATNNGPLAQIWLAANMSNISRNSVLQTSIAESAQEIAKAAGCEDGPVSGEYITLRTSGELLQGIVRVYSKQAGFLLSDIKDTLIKISSLFKASSKVSVTFSKTNTVAKIGQLILDDAVTEKEVLLMPPLDFLESSSGTTAGILGHDDSMRRHVQGAAPWDTSLEVGRRFNPDEDFGQNSSGLDLDFDISGHNVTNQSKTTTWMEGTRNSANISTEHQVLPDNILNGTQDDDFPIEDADNVNWDLGVAENETMDDAPPIELGRRAEGLSMEESTDFGFNLDLEKDPIDENENQNTLLPLETDARDERSRNKRTKNPVLIHTIKIQVEEEPELSNQEMRDSTDTIQKEETIGKKNTTKMNQKRLWSEIASSLQFLPKYAAENLLDYRQLKKHKTEDSGADEFEEHEFDITLGLDDDLLKSSSRGGSSDNEEDAKDEDHILPMDNWEETNDLKNQEDMLIDTPNTSGAVLSASRNQPSKAVTDLAEILRAENVQGEQISFDSLIEKEHNSTHYDREESAITKREAASSFFNVLTLATAGCIDLEQEDPFSDIKISAEDTLLERFIAA, encoded by the coding sequence ATGAGTACGGAAGGTCAACATATTACGCTAAACATTGCCACAAACAATGGCCCACTAGCCCAAATATGGCTCGCGGCCAATATGTCTAACATATCTCGAAATTCGGTTCTGCAGACCAGCATTGCCGAGTCAGCCCAGGAGATCGCCAAGGCTGCAGGGTGTGAGGATGGTCCCGTGAGCGGTGAGTACATTACTCTGCGCACCTCGGGTGAATTGCTGCAAGGAATTGTGCGTGTTTACTCGAAGCAAGCAGGGTTCTTGCTCTCTGATATCAAAGATACTTTGATCAAAATAAGCTCCCTCTTCAAGGCAAGTTCCAAAGTAAGCGTTACTTTCAGCAAAACTAACACCGTTGCCAAAATAGGCCAATTGATTCTAGATGATGCCGTCACCGAGAAGGAAGTTTTGCTGATGCCACCACTTGATTTCTTAGAGAGCTCATCAGGTACCACTGCTGGAATTTTGGGACACGACGATTCAATGCGCCGTCATGTACAAGGTGCTGCCCCATGGGACACTTCATTGGAAGTAGGGAGAAGGTTTAATCCAGATGAGGATTTCGGTCAAAACTCCTCTGGTCTTGATCTAGATTTTGACATAAGCGGCCATAACGTAACGAACCAGAGTAAGACAACAACCTGGATGGAGGGCACGCGCAACAGTGCAAATATCAGTACGGAACATCAAGTTCTTCCGGATAACATTCTTAACGGCACCCAAGATGATGACTTCCCAATCGAAGATGCTGATAATGTAAATTGGGATTTGGGGGTCGCCGAAAACGAAACTATGGATGATGCGCCACCAATTGAATTAGGTAGAAGGGCTGAGGGTTTAAGTATGGAAGAGTCTACTGATTTTGGTTTCAACCTGGATCTGGAGAAGGACCCAATCGACGAGAATGAAAACCAAAATACTTTGCTCCctcttgaaacagatgcAAGAGATGAAAGATCAAGGAATAAACGGACGAAGAACCCAGTTCTCATCCATACCATCAAAATCCAAGTGGAGGAAGAGCCCGAGCTCTCCAACCAAGAAATGAGAGATTCGACGGACACCATACAGAAAGAGGAGACCATTgggaagaaaaatacaaCCAAAATGAACCAGAAGAGGCTCTGGTCTGAAATAGCAAGTAGCCTGCagtttcttccaaagtatGCCGCAGAAAATTTATTGGACTATAGACAACTGAAAAAACACAAGACCGAAGACAGTGGGGCGGACGAATTCGAGGAACATGAATTTGATATAACATTGGGACTTGATGACGATCTCTTGAAAAGCTCCTCAAGAGGGGGAAGTTCAGATAACGAAGAGGATGCTAAAGATGAGGATCATATTTTGCCAATGGACAACTGGGAGGAAACCAATGATTTAAAGAACCAGGAAGACATGCTAATAGATACACCAAACACGAGCGGGGCAGTTCTCTCTGCTTCGCGTAATCAACCGTCAAAGGCAGTCACAGATCTAGCGGAGATCTTGAGGGCAGAAAATGTCCAAGGAGAGCAGATAAGTTTTGATTCCTTGATAGAAAAAGAGCATAACTCAACTCACTATGATAGAGAGGAGTCGGCAATTACCAAACGCGAAGCAGCGAGTTCCTTTTTCAATGTTTTGACATTAGCCACCGCAGGTTGCATTGATCTTGAGCAGGAAGACCCATTCTCTGACATCAAGATATCTGCAGAGGATACGCTTCTCGAAAGGTTTATTGCCGCATGA